The Devosia sp. MC521 genome segment CGCTGCTCTGGGGTCGTCAGGTTCGCGCTGGTCGCTTCGTACTCGGCCGCAATGTCAGCTTCCGGCACGTCGATCGTCGCGGCGAGCGCCGGAATCGACAGGTCGAACAAACGAACCTTACGGGTTTCGATGGTGCGGTATTCGTTCTGATGCTCGGCGAGATAAGCCTTCAGCTCTTCCTCGGTCGGCTCAGCTGGCGTTTCGATATTTGCATCGGTGAGCGCAAAGTAGTCGATAGCGCGGGTGGTGTTGGCGTAGCTGTTGATGAGGTCAGCGGCCACACTCGGCAGTTTGGTGTGGACAAACATAGCCTGGGTTAGTTGCTCGCGCTGCGCCATGCTCGTCGCGGAGTCAAAATATTCGGCTTCCGTCATGCCAGAGTTTTGCAACACGGCGCGGAAAACCTGCGGATCAAAATTGCCCAAGGTGCCGAAGAAGGATGGATCTTCACGCAGAAGCTGCGCGAGCTTGGCTTCAGTGACGCCCAGACCAAAGCTGTTAGAAAGAGAATCAATCGCAGCTTCGTTTGCCAGACGCATCAGCACCGAAGAAGGTACGCCCATTGCGCTTGCCTGACTGGTCGTCGGCATAGTGCCCATGGTCTGTGTCAGCTGGTTCAGCTGCTGCTGATAAGTGCGGAAAAAGTCTTTGCCGCTGATCTCTTCATCGCCCACTCGGCCTACGGTATTGCTACCAAGATCGAGGATAACATTGTTGATCCCGAAACCTGCGACGCCCACGAGCAAAAACGCGCCCATGATCTTACCAGGCCAAGATTTTGCAAAACCGCGCAAACCATCGAGCATTTCGTACGTTCCAGTTCCTTGCCCAGTCCCTTACCAAACGTGTAAGGGCAGATGAGTAGAGACAATCCGACTTGCGGGGTTATGGCAAACCCCTCGTCGGCGCAAGAGGTAGGAGCACTTCAATTGACCACCATTACACCGTTGATCGCGGGAAATTGGAAGATGAACGGGCTCAAGCAGTCCCTCTCAGAGATTAGTGAACTCGCACAATTATTGACAACAGGCGAGGCTCCACGCGCTTTGGTATGCATTTGCCCGCCCGCAACTTTGTTGCATGCAGTGGCGGAGCAGGGCGCTTCTAGTGGCATTTTGGCCGGTGGACAGGATTGTCACACGGCAAATGCTGGCGCGCACACGGGCGATATTTCAGTTTCGATGTTGGCTGACGCTGGTGCCCAATATGTGATCGTGGGCCATTCTGAGCGCCGTGCCGACCACGGCGAAAGCGATGACATGGTCCGCGCCAAGGCAGAAGCTGCAATTGGTGCAGGTTTGAAGCCGATCGTATGTGTTGGTGAAAGCGAAGCACAGCGCGATGCTGGGCAAGCCGTGACCGTTGTCGCTGCACAGTTGGCAGCGTCACTGCCGGATGCGGCCGGGCAGCACAGTGTTGTGGTGGCTTATGAGCCAATCTGGGCGATTGGAACGGGTCGCACTCCGAACTCGGCTGACATCGCAGAAATTCACGACGCTATCCGTGCGCAGCTGGTTGATCGCTTTGGTGAGACCGGCGCGACGATCCAGATTCTTTACGGTGGATCGCTGAAACCGCAGAACGCTCGCGAGATTTTGGCCATTGAAAATGTCAATGGTGGGCTCGTCGGGGGCGCAAGCCTCTTGGCAAAAGACTTCTATACTATTATCTCGGCGGTATAGATCAGGCGAAGCGCCACTCGGTTCCGTTGAAAATTCACGGACCGGCTGGCATTTGCCGTTCGACGGGTGTAAGAGCCCGACATCCTTTTCAACCTGAGCAGTGCCTTGGCATGCTCAGAATGACGCGAAGACAGAAGTTCAATGGCCAACGTCCTGCTAGTCGCCTATCTGCTGATCGTGCTGGCGCTGATCGTCGTTATCTTGATCCAGCGCTCAGAGGGCGGTGCCCTTGGTATTGGCGGTAGCAACTCCGGTGGGGGTCTCGTATCCGCGCGCGGATCGGCAAACCTGCTGACCCGCACGACCGCTATTCTGGCAACCCTGTTTTTTGTTTCTGCAATCGGCCTGACCATTCTGGCAGAGCTGGATCGCGGCACCTCAAGCATTCTCGATAATGCTGTCACCAACTCCGATGGCTCCCAGCCTTCGACCGTTCTTGACGCATTGAATGCTCTGCAAGGTGATCTTCCTGTTCCTGCGGCTCCGGCGCAGTCGGCCACAGACCTACCGGTCCCAGTGGCTCCGGCTGAAGCTCCGGCAGCACCTGCAACAGGTAACTGATCTGCCGAAAGGCTAGTTTGAACAAGGGGATGGAAACATCCCCTTGTTTCTTTTGTGTAGTGCACGAAAACGTGCTCTGCGAATCGTCAATATTATGCTTATGGTGATCGCCCATGGCTCGGTACGTTTTTATCACCGGAGGCGTGGTTTCCTCCCTTGGCAAAGGTCTCGCTTCAGCAGCACTCGGTGCTGTTCTGCAAGCACGCGGATATAAGGTCCGCTTGCGTAAGCTTGACCCCTATCTCAACATTGATCCCGGCACGATGTCGCCGACACAACACGGCGAAGTGTTTGTCACCGACGACGGCGCGGAGACCGATCTCGATCTCGGTCACTACGAACGCTTCACTGGCCGCGCGGCCAATAAGCGTGACAACATCACGTCAGGTCGAATTTATTCGGACCTGCTGAGCAAAGAACGCCGGGGCGAGTTCCTGGGCGCGACTGTTCAGGTGATCCCGCACGTTACGGACTCGATCAAGAATTTCGTTCTCGAAGGCAACGAAGACTTCGACTTCGTTCTGGTCGAAATCGGTGGCACTGTCGGTGACATTGAAGGCTTGCCCTTCTTTGAAGCGATCCGTCAGCTCGGCAATGATTTGCCGCGCGGTCACACCTGCTATCTGCATCTGACCCTGATGCCGTACATTCCGTCCGCAGGTGAACTCAAGACCAAGCCGACGCAGCACTCCGTCAAGGAACTGCGCTCGATTGGTATTGCGCCAGACGTTCTGCTGGTCCGTTGCGATCGTCCGATCCCAGAAGGCGAAAAGAAGAAGCTGTCGCTGTTCTGTAACGTGCGTGAAAGCGCCGTTATTCAGGGCCTCGATGTCGCCTCGATCTACGACGTTCCAATGGCCTATCACAACGAAGGTCTCGACCGCGAAGTGCTGGCCGCTCTGGGCATCTCCGATGCGCCAGAACCTGATCTGACGGCCTGGAACGAAGTCTCCAAGCGCTTCCACAATCCAGAAGGTGAAGTGAACATTGCCATCGTTGGCAAGTACACCGGCCTCAAGGATGCCTATAAGTCGCTCTCGGAAGCCCTGATCCATGGCGGTATCGCCAACAAGGTGAAGGTCAACCTGCAGTGGATCGACTCGGAAGTCTTCGAGCGTGATGATCCATCGCCATATCTCGAGCATGTTCACGGCATTATGGTGCCGGGCGGTTTCGGCGAACGTGGCGCGGCTGGCAAGATTGAAGCTGCACGCTTTGCGCGCACCAAGGATGTTCCGTACTTCGGTATCTGCTTTGGGATGCAAATGGCTTGCGTTGAAGCTGCGCGGAACACCGCTGGCATCAAGAACGCTTCGTCGACCGAATTCGGTCCGACCAAGGAACCTGTCGTCGGCATGATGACGGAATGGGTCCAGGGCAATGAGAAAGCCACCCGCGAGGAAAATGGCGATCTCGGCGGCACACTGCGTCTCGGCGCTTACCCAGCTCAGCTGGTTCGTGGCTCGCGCGTTGCGGACATTTATGGCACCACTCGCATTACCGAGCGCCATCGTCACCGCTACGAAGTGAACATGGACTACCGCAAGCTTCTGGAAAAGAACGGCCTGCTGTTCTCCGGCGTATCGCCAGATGGCACGCTACCGGAAATCGTTGAGCGCACGGATCACCCGTGGTTCATCGGCGTGCAGTTCCACCCAGAACTCAAGTCCAAGCCATTTGAGCCGCATCCGCTGTTCACCAGCTTTATCGCTGCGGCAATGGACCAGAGCCGTCTCGTTTAAGACGAAACGCACACTCCAAATTTTAAACGTCGGGCTTCTCACGAAGTCCGGCGTTTTTGTTTTGATCCAGTGACTTGTGGCTTTTCTCGCAACGTTTCGAGGCCTAAACTCGTCGTGCAATTCTTATTGGACGCGTCATGACCCACCCGCGCTTTATTCAGGCTCTCAACCTCGGCACCATTACCAAGCTTCCAGACTGGTCTGCGGGGCCGAAGGGGAGTGCCGCCGAGATCGCGCAAGTGCTGCTGGGGGCGGGGTACACAGGCGTGCAGGGGAGCGATGATCCTGCCTATGGCAAAGCTGGATTGATTACCTATGGATCGAGCCGTGTGGCAGCGCCTGGCGAGGCGTTGGAGGTGCTGCAGCGCCAAGTGGATGCTGGGCACGAGCAGACGACGTTGCATGTCGGTACTGGCTTTGAAACGAATGAACAAGCCTATGCGCTGATCGAGGATATTCTGAGCGCCAGCCAGAAGCTCAAGCACGCTGCGCACATTGAAACCCATCGCGCGACGATTACACAGGATATTTTCCGCACCCTTGGATGGGTCGAAAAATTCCCCGAAATGACGATCAACGCGGATCTCTCGCATTATTACACTGGGCTTGAGATGCAATATGGCTCGATCCCGGAAAAGCTCGAGATCATGAAGCCAATCTTTCGGCGCGTGCGCTTTGTGCATGGGCGGATCGGATCAAGTGGCTGCATCCAAGTGCCGATTGGTGTGGGGCTGCGCGACGAGCCGCATGTCACCCGCTTTGGCTGGATGTGGCAGTATTGCTTTGCGGGATTCTTGGAAACAGAGGCGGCGGGTGCCGCTATTCCGTTTGCGCCTGAAATCCTGCCCGAAACGGTCGACACGCCGGACGGACCGCTGCACATCGAGTATGCGTTCCCCAATTTGGGCGCCGATGGAACGCTCCGTGAGCTAGGCGACCGTTGGGATCAGGGATTTAGGCTAACCGATATTGCCAAAGCCGCGTTTGGGCGGGCTGTGGGGCAGGGGTATCGGCTCGATACCGCCTCGCTTTAAAACTCAATGCGGCGCCTCCACGGTGCGGACAGCGCGTGGAGGCTGCAAAGTGAGGCGGGTTGTGGCATAGTTTTGGTCCACCCTGTTTCGCTCCCTAATGTATTTTGGAGACTTTCCATGGCTGAGATTCTATCGCTCTCAAAGGCGCGCAAGGCTAAGGCGAAAGTCGAAAAAGAGACGACCGCCGAGGCGAACCGCTTAAAATTTGGGCGCACCAAGGCCGAGCGCGAGTTGGAAGAGGCAAAGAAATTGCTATCTGACAGACAGATAGACGCGCACAAACGTGACGAATGAACTTTGCTAAATCGTTGAACTAAAAGTGTAAAACTGTCGCAGTTGCTCTGGGGCGTACTCTGCGGTACTCCGGCCGTAACCGAGGGTTCGGGCGCGCTTATCGGGGGAAGGTGCTTTCGACCTCGTTCCGTTTCGATAGCAATCTGGATTTCAGATGACCTCCGTTAGTGCCTCGCCGAATGCAGCGCCGCAGAAGAACTCGCCCACGCGCGTTCTTGCAGCCAGCATGATCGGCACCACGATCGAATTTTTCGACTTCTACATCTACGCAACAGCTGCGGTTATCGTTTTCCCGCATCTGTTCTTCCCAGCAGGGGACGACACCACTGCGCTTCTGAGCTCGCTGGCGACCTTCGCGATTGCGTTCATCGCGCGTCCTGTGGGCGCTGCGTTCTTCGGCCACTATGGTGACCGTATCGGCCGTAAGGCAACGCTGGTTGCGGCGCTGCTGCTGATGGGCATTTCCACTGTCGTTATCGGCCTGCTGCCGACCTATGATCAGGTGGGTGTATGGGCCGCGCTGTTCCTTGCTCTGTGCCGTCTGGGTCAGGGTCTGGGTCTTGGCGGTGAATGGGGCGGCGCTGTTCTGCTCGCCACCGAAAACGCTCCGGAAGACAAGAAGGCCTGGTACGGCATGTTCCCACAGTTGGGCGCGCCGGTTGGCTTCTTCCTCGCGACGATGATCTTCATCGTTCTCGATAAGGTTCTGGGCAACGACGCCTTCATGGACTGGGGCTGGCGCGTGCCGTTCCTGCTCTCGTCGGTTCTCGTTATCGTTGGTCTGATGATCCGTCTCAAGATCACCGAAACGCCAGAATTCGCGAAGGCGATCGAAAAGGCTGAACGCGTTGAAGTGCCGTTCTTCGACGTCTTCAAGAAGCATAAGATGAGCCTTGTGCTCGGCACTATGGCAGCGCTGGCGACCTTCGTGCTGTTCTACATCATGACCGTGTTCTCGCTGAGCTACGGTACTGCGAACCTCGGCTATGCCCGCGAAGACTTCCTGCTCCTGCAGATGGTCGGCGTGGTGTTCTTTGGCCTGTTCATTCCGGTTTCGGCCGTGCTTGCTGACAAGTTCGGCATGCGCAAGGTGATGATCGGCGTTGCAATTGGTATTGCAGTCTTCGGTCTGGTTCTCGCGCCAATGTTCGGCTCGGGCAATGTCTGGGGCGTACTTGCATTCCTCTGCGTAGGCTTTGCGCTTATGGGCATGACCTACGGTCCGCTCGGCACCGCACTGGCAGCACCGTTCCCAACTTCGGTTCGCTACACCGGCGCATCGCTGACCTTCAACCTTGGTGGCATCTTTGGTGCGTCCTTCGCGCCTTACATCGCGACGCACCTGGCCAATACCTATGGCCTGCACACGGTTGGTTACTACATGATCATCGCAGCGGTGATCACCTTGGTCGCGTTCGGCTTTATCCGCCAGACGTCCGACTAGGCCTAAGCCAAGCTGACCTTTGCGAGCGGCCTGTCCTTAACTGGGTAGGCCGCTTTCTGTTTGGACCGTTAGTGCCCGCGTGGAGCCGAGCACGTATTTGAGATAGGCCATGTTCTGCTCTGCGGTACTGGAAACCACGTGCCCCCCGTTTTTGAGAGGGAGTACGGGGGAACCGGCAATCACTTCTGACCCATCCGCTGCGGTAAGCTTTGTTCCTGCCGCCGCCAATTCGGGATTGTCGGAGAGGTCGAATCCAACAAAGTGCGCCAAAACATGGATGCGCATCTTGCCGTGACTCCCATAGACATCGACGTGATGATGTCGGCTCGTGCCGTAATGGGAGGGCGAGGTGTGCTCCCAAGCGATTTGATGGGCATGGCTCAGCGCACCATAAGGCATGGCCTCGGCGGCGGTGAAATGATCTTCGCCCTCATGCATGCCACTGCCTTCGGCAGCCAGCGCCCGATCATGGGCAGCATTTGCCTGAATCCGGTTATAGGTCGCGGCATCGTCAAGCCAGCGCGTCATCCGCGTGCAGGTGATCCGGAATTGGACGAGCCCATAAAGACTATTGGGAAAGGCTTGCGACCATTCAGAATTGGTGACAAGCCACTCAACCAAATAGCGCGACTTGTCCGGCCCCAAAACCTGCGGCTCAACCTTTGCTGTCGCCTCGGTCAGAATACTTAGGCCACAACCAGGAAGGTCCAGAGTGGTGCCCGGCATGCTGAACGCCGACGCGGCCAAGTTCACGGGCTCAGCATGTCCCCAGCTGGTCCCATACATGAATAGACAAAGCGCTGCCGTTGAAACTCGCAAGTCGCGACTCCAGCTTGATGTAGCTATTAACTTAGGGCGAAAATCTTTCGCGATTATGCGCTCTCATGGTGCGTTTTTATCTTTCCAGCGGGTAGGATGCCTACCAATCCACCTGACAGACGACCCCAGATGGTCCGAACTGCATCGACTTTTCGGTGTATTGGAAAATCTCGATTTTGACACCGCTCGGGTCCGCCAACCAGCACTGCCATGTGTGGTCTACGCCGAGCTTCTTTGGCGTGACGGCGACGCCATGCCGAGCGGCATTGGCCATGAAGGCATCAATATCGTCGGTCTCGAAACAGATGTGGTTGATCTGATTGCGATCCTCGAATGCCGAATCGCCGCGCAGAAAGACTTCAACGAAGGTGCGATTGCCGAAATCGAGGTAAAACCCGATGCGCTCTTCACCACGCTTGAAGTCAAACTTGGGGCTTACACCAAGAATGTCTCGATAGAATGCCTCTACGGCGCGCAAATCCCGAGCAAATACGCAGGTATGGGCGACCTGTTTTACGAGTGGCTTAGTCAAAACTGTTTCCTCCGCGCCGTTCATCCTCCACAGCACTGTGACATGTTAGTATGCTCTTTGCGGTTATGACAACGTTTCAATCCGGCAGATTTGGCTTTTTTCGTCTGTCCCCCTTCCTTCTGTCACACACTGGGTCTAGAGAGGCACACATCACCAGCGCAACTTCTGGAAGGGCACTCATGGCATCGATTATCCACGTCAATGGCCGTCAAATCTTTGACAGCCGCGGCAATCCCACTGTTGAAGTCGATGTGGTTCTGGACGACGGCAGTTTCGGCCGCGCCGCAGTGCCATCAGGCGCTTCTACCGGTGCCCATGAAGCCGTAGAACTGCGCGACGGCGGCAAGCTCTTTTCCGGCAAGGGCGTGACCCAGGCCGTTGAAAACGTGAACTCCGCGCTGTCCGAAGAAATCCTCGGCATGGACGCTTTCGATCAGCTGGCAATCGACCAGGCAATGATCGATCTCGACGGCACCCACAACAAGGGCCGTCTTGGCGCTAACGCCATTCTGGGCGTGTC includes the following:
- the tpiA gene encoding triose-phosphate isomerase, which codes for MTTITPLIAGNWKMNGLKQSLSEISELAQLLTTGEAPRALVCICPPATLLHAVAEQGASSGILAGGQDCHTANAGAHTGDISVSMLADAGAQYVIVGHSERRADHGESDDMVRAKAEAAIGAGLKPIVCVGESEAQRDAGQAVTVVAAQLAASLPDAAGQHSVVVAYEPIWAIGTGRTPNSADIAEIHDAIRAQLVDRFGETGATIQILYGGSLKPQNAREILAIENVNGGLVGGASLLAKDFYTIISAV
- the secG gene encoding preprotein translocase subunit SecG, producing MANVLLVAYLLIVLALIVVILIQRSEGGALGIGGSNSGGGLVSARGSANLLTRTTAILATLFFVSAIGLTILAELDRGTSSILDNAVTNSDGSQPSTVLDALNALQGDLPVPAAPAQSATDLPVPVAPAEAPAAPATGN
- a CDS encoding CTP synthase, producing MARYVFITGGVVSSLGKGLASAALGAVLQARGYKVRLRKLDPYLNIDPGTMSPTQHGEVFVTDDGAETDLDLGHYERFTGRAANKRDNITSGRIYSDLLSKERRGEFLGATVQVIPHVTDSIKNFVLEGNEDFDFVLVEIGGTVGDIEGLPFFEAIRQLGNDLPRGHTCYLHLTLMPYIPSAGELKTKPTQHSVKELRSIGIAPDVLLVRCDRPIPEGEKKKLSLFCNVRESAVIQGLDVASIYDVPMAYHNEGLDREVLAALGISDAPEPDLTAWNEVSKRFHNPEGEVNIAIVGKYTGLKDAYKSLSEALIHGGIANKVKVNLQWIDSEVFERDDPSPYLEHVHGIMVPGGFGERGAAGKIEAARFARTKDVPYFGICFGMQMACVEAARNTAGIKNASSTEFGPTKEPVVGMMTEWVQGNEKATREENGDLGGTLRLGAYPAQLVRGSRVADIYGTTRITERHRHRYEVNMDYRKLLEKNGLLFSGVSPDGTLPEIVERTDHPWFIGVQFHPELKSKPFEPHPLFTSFIAAAMDQSRLV
- a CDS encoding DUF4169 family protein, whose amino-acid sequence is MAEILSLSKARKAKAKVEKETTAEANRLKFGRTKAERELEEAKKLLSDRQIDAHKRDE
- a CDS encoding MFS transporter, translated to MTSVSASPNAAPQKNSPTRVLAASMIGTTIEFFDFYIYATAAVIVFPHLFFPAGDDTTALLSSLATFAIAFIARPVGAAFFGHYGDRIGRKATLVAALLLMGISTVVIGLLPTYDQVGVWAALFLALCRLGQGLGLGGEWGGAVLLATENAPEDKKAWYGMFPQLGAPVGFFLATMIFIVLDKVLGNDAFMDWGWRVPFLLSSVLVIVGLMIRLKITETPEFAKAIEKAERVEVPFFDVFKKHKMSLVLGTMAALATFVLFYIMTVFSLSYGTANLGYAREDFLLLQMVGVVFFGLFIPVSAVLADKFGMRKVMIGVAIGIAVFGLVLAPMFGSGNVWGVLAFLCVGFALMGMTYGPLGTALAAPFPTSVRYTGASLTFNLGGIFGASFAPYIATHLANTYGLHTVGYYMIIAAVITLVAFGFIRQTSD
- a CDS encoding VOC family protein, translating into MTKPLVKQVAHTCVFARDLRAVEAFYRDILGVSPKFDFKRGEERIGFYLDFGNRTFVEVFLRGDSAFEDRNQINHICFETDDIDAFMANAARHGVAVTPKKLGVDHTWQCWLADPSGVKIEIFQYTEKSMQFGPSGVVCQVDW